A stretch of DNA from Alphaproteobacteria bacterium:
CGCTCGGCGGGCTGTTCGACGTGATCGCCGGTCAGTCCGGCTCCGGCTCGCTCGGTCGCCTGACCGCGGCCCAGCTCAACGCCCTCGTCATCGGCCTCGACGCCCTCGCCCCGCGCTACGACCATGTCGTGCTCGATCTCGGCGCCGGGGTGGAGGAATCGGTCATGCGCATGGCCGGCGCCGCCGCCCGCTGTATCGTGCTGATCACCGACGAACCGACCTCGCTGACCGACGGCTATGCCTTCATCAAGGTCGCCCGCACCCGGTTCCCGCAGCTGGGATTCGACGTCGTCGTCAACATGGCCGACAGCCCGCGCGAGGGCGAGCGGACCTATGCGACCATGCGCCGGGCCTGCGAATCCTTCCTCAAGTTCGCCCCGCCGCTGCTGGGGATCGTGCGCGCCGACCGGCGCGTCAAGGAAGCAATCCGGCGCCAGACGCCGCTGCTGACCTGCCATCCCGATGCCGATGCGGCGCATGACGTGAAGGCGATCGCCGCCGCGCTGGCGTCGCAGCGGGCGGCGGCACATGGCTGAGATCCTGCCGGCCTCGCTCGGAACGGCACCGCCGGTCCCGAGCACGCCGGCGGCGCCGGCCGGCGACGCCGCGGTCCCGCGCCAGCCGGCGGCGGACACGGCCGCGGCGCAGGGGCGCACCGGCCAGCAGGCCCCCGCCCCTGCCCCGACCCAGGCCCCGGTGCAGCCCGGCACCGCCGCCACCGTCGCGTCGAGCACGTTCGACCTGGCCAGCCTGCCTTCGCCGGCGACGTTGGCCGGCAAGATCGTGGCGGTCGACAGCGGGGCGCAATCTGCCCGGGTCGAGATCGAGACGGCCCTGGGCCGGCTGACCGTGACCGTTTCCGGCAGCGCCGGCCAGCCCGGCGCGGCGGTGAAGCTGCTGGTCGGGCCTGGCGGCACGGTCCGGCTGCAGCCGGTGCCGGGCCAGCAGCCGGCCGCCAACGCCCCTGCCGCGGCGCCGGGCGCCGCGACGGCCGGCGACGTGGTCCAGGGCAGGCTGCGACCCGCCGGCACGAACACGGCCGGCGCCGCCCCGTCGGGCGGGACGCCCCTGGCGGTACGGATCGTGACGGTCCAGCAGCCGGGCAGCCAAGCCGTCCAGGGTCAGGCTGCCGCCGGCGCCGCCCTGACCGCAGGGAGCGCCGGCGTTGCGCCGCCTGCCGGCGGCGTCGCCGGGCAGGTGCCGCAGCTGGTCTCCGGTGTCGCCACGCAGTCAGCAGGCGGCCAGAGCTTGCTGGTCACCGAGAACGGGACGATCCAGATCGAAGGCAAGACCCTGCCGGCCGGGGCCCGGGTGCAGCTCGAGCTGTTGCCGTCAGGCGCGCCCGCAGCGCGGGCCGCGCCCGCCATCGCGGCGATGGCAGAGGCGATGGACGATATGTTGGCGGCACTCGCCGCACTGCAGCCCGCGCTGGCGGCGGGCATCGCCGAACAACGGGTGCCGCGCTTCGGGCCGCGGATGACCGCGGGCGTCATGTTCCTGCTCAGCGCGCTGCAAGGCGGCGGCGCGCGCGGGTGGATGGGTGCCGAGACCGAGCAGGCGTTGCTGCGCGGCGGCCGCGACGGCTTGCTGCAGCGGATCCGCTCGGCGATGGGTCAGCAGGCGACCCGTGTGGAAACCGACCCGGCGAGCGGCGCCGGCGAGGTCTGGCGCAGCGTGTACCTGCCGCTGGCGACCGTGGAAGGGTGGCAGCCGCTGCGGGTCGCCTGGCGCGAATCCGCCGAACGGCAGGACGAGGACGAACAGTCCGGCATGCGCTTCCAGGTCGATTTCAGCTTTTCCAGGCTCGGCCCGATCCGTCTCGACGGCCTCGCCGGCCCGGGACGGCTCGACCTGCTGCTGGTGTCGCGCACGGCGATGCCGGCGGCGACGCGCGACGAACTCGGTACCCTGTTCGACGATACGATCGGCGCGATGGGCCTGAATGGGCACCTGCGCTTCGTGCAGCAGGCGGAGTTGCCGCCGCCGGCGGTCAGCGCCGATCCGCGTCACGCCGAGGTCACGGCCTGACGCCGGTCAGTCGGCCGCCGCGGCCACCTGGCGACGGCGCATCATGAGTCCGCCGACCTCGTCGAGTGCGGCTTGCTCGCGCCGGGCCAGCTGAGCCTGCGCCCGGGCCTCGCGGCCCTGCTTGGTCACCTCGATCTTCTTCAGCTCGCCGAACGCCTCGGCGATCTCCTGCTCCGCTCCTTCTATCCGGGCGTCGAGCTCGGCCCGCGACGCCACCAGCTTGTCGCGCCGGCCGCGCGCCGCCTGGGCGAACACGCCGAACGTGGCGCCGAGCGACGGGTCGCTGGTCGCCAGCGTCGCCTCGGCCGCGATCTCCTGGTCGAGCCGCGCGATCGCGGTACACAGGTCGTCATACATGCGGCGCAACTCCACCAGCTGGCGGCGCTTCTCGTCCAGCTGCCACTTCTGCAGGCGGATCAGGGTGTCCAGACTCTTCATGCTTCATTCCCCTGCGGCGCCGGTTCGCCGAGAATCTCGGCCAGCCTGGCGTAGGTCGTCTCGAAATCGGTGCAGTCGCTCTTGGCCTGGGTCAGGAAGGCCTCCAGGTCCGGCTGCACCGCGATCGCGGCATCGACCTCCTGGTTGCTGCCCGGCCGATAGGCGCCGAGGCGGATCAGCTCTTCCATGTCGGCATAGGTCGCCATCAGCTGGCGGGCCTTGGTCACCAGCGCCGTGACCTCCGGCGCGTTGCATTGCGGCATCGTCCGCGAGACCGAGCGCAGCACGTTGATGGCGGGATAGCGGCCGCGTTCGGCGATGCGCCGCTCCATGACGATGTGCCCGTCGAGGATGCCGCGCACCGCATCCGCGATCGGCTCGTTATGGTCGTCGCCTTCCACCAGCACGGTGAACAGGCCGGTGATGCTGCCCTGGCCGGACTGGCCGGGGCCGGCCCGTTCCAGCAGCTTCGGCAGTTCGGCGAACACGGACGGCGGATAGCCCTTGGTGGTCGGCGGCTCGCCGGCGGACAGTCCGATCTCACGCAGCGCCATGGCATAGCGGGTCACGCTGTCCATCAGGCAGAGCACGTCGCGGCCCTCGTCGCGAAAGCTCTCGGCGACCGCCATCGCCAGCTGCGCGGCCTGGCGGCGCATCAGCGGCGGCTCGTCGGACGTGGCGACGACGACCACGCTGCGCGCGAGCCCGTCGGCGCCGAGGTCGTCCTCGATGAACTCCTGCACCTCGCGGCCGCGCTCGCCGACCAGGGCGATCACCGCGACGTCGCATTGGGTGTAGCGGGCCAGCATCGACATCAGCACCGACTTGCCGACGCCGGAACCGGCAAAGATGCCCATGCGCTGGCCGCGGCAGCAGGTGACGAAGGCATTGAGCGCGCGCACGCCGAGGTCGATCTTGCGGCCGACCCGCTCGCGGGTGTGGGCGGCGGGCGGCAGCGACCGGATCTCGTAGCCCTGCGGCCCCTGCGGCAGCGGCCCCTTGCCGTCGATCGGCTCGCCGAGCGCATTGACGACGCGGCCGAGCCAGCCGCGGCTGGGATGCGCATAGGCGGCCGCGCCGCTGAGCTCGACCCGGCAGCCGAGCCCGATGCCCTCCGCCGGCCCGAACGGCATCACGATCGCGCGATCCTGGCGGAAGCCGACGACCTCGCACCGCAGCGGCGCGCGGCCGCGGGTGCGCACGCGGCAGCGGTCGCCGACCGACATGGCGCGGTGGGCGCCGCCGACCTCGATCAGCATGCCCTGGGCGGCCGTCACCCGACCAAAGATCTGCGGGCTCGGGATGTTAGAAACCTCCCGCACCAGGTGATCGACCAGCTGCGACATACATACGTCCGGTTAACTGTTAATTCCCGGGCAATCCTACGGCCCGCACATTAAGCGGGAGTAAAATACGCGACCCGGTGGCGCACGGCTTTGGTGAACGATTCTGTCACGCGGTACGGGCGCGTTTACCCTTGCTTAAAGTTTGAGTGACATCGTTAATGTTAATCAGATGCGACTTTCCAGCGGCCGCCGCCCCCCACCCGTCGACGGCCTGTCCACGCACTCAGTGAGGAGTCGAACATGCGGGTTCTCTTGGTAGAAGACGATACGCCGATCGCGCGCAGCATCCAGATGATGCTGCAGTCGGAGGGTTTCGTCGTCGACGTGACCGACCTGGGTGAGGACGGCCTGGAAATCGGCAAGCTCTACGACTACGACATCATCGTGCTCGACCTGATGCTGCCCGACATCGACGGCTACGAGGTGCTGCGGCGGCTGCGCGCGGCGCGGGTGCAGACCCCGATCCTGATCCTGTCCGGCCTCAACGAGCCGAACAACAAGGTCAAGGGCCTCGGCTTCGGCGCCGACGACTACCTGACCAAGCCGTTCGACAAGGCCGAGCTGATCGCCCGCATCCACGCCATCATCCGACGCTCGAAGGGCCATTCGGAATCGGTGATCCGCACCGGCAAGCTGGCAGTCAACCTGGACGCGCACACGGTCGAGGTCGACGGCAAACCGCTGCACCTGACCGGCAAGGAATACGGCATCCTCGAGCTGCTGAGCCTGCGCAAGGGCACGACGCTGACCAAGGAGATGTTCCTGAACCATCTCTATGGCGGCATCGACGAGCCGGAGCTGAAGATCATCGACGTGTTCGTCTGCAAGCTGCGCAAGAAGCTGTCCACCGCCACCGGCGGCGACAACTACATCGAGACCGTCTGGGGCCGCGGCTATGTGCTGCGCGATCCGCAGGCGGAGGGCGGCGCCCAGCGCCAGGCCGGTGCCGGCGTGCCGGTCGGCCACGACGACGACGGGCTGATGTCGTTCGCCCGCGCCAGCTAAGCCTGGACCCCGATCGCGCCGCGCACCTGCGCGGCGCAGCGCTCGCGAACCGCCGGCATCCCCGGCGGTTTTCTTTTGGGCTGGCGACAGGGCCGTGCCCGGACCCCGGCCGCATCCGTCGCCGCGACGACAGTCGGCCGCGACGGAAACGAGAAGGGGCGGCCCGGCGGCCGCCCCTTGTCGTATAGTTAGCCAGTCGCCGCGCGCGGGCGCGGCCGCATCGCCGGTCAGCCGGCGGCGCGCATCGAACCGCCGGAGTCGCGATTGACGTGGCCGTAGATCCCGCGCATGCCGGAGATCGGGGCGAAGCGATCGGTCACGCCCAGCACCGTCTCGGCGCCGCCGAGGTAGAGGAAGGCGTCCGGCCGCATCACGCCGCCGATGCCCTCCAGCACCTTGCCCTTGGTCGCCTGGTCGAAATAGATCAGCACGTTGCGGCAGAACACGACGTCGAACATGCCGAGCCCGCGCGGGCTCTCCAGCAGGTTGAACTCCCGGTACTGCACCATGTTGCGCAGCTCGGCCGAGATGGTCCACTTGTCGCCTTCCTGGGTGAAGTACTTGACCAGGTTGCCGATCGGCAGACCGCGCTGCACCTCGAACTGGGAATAGACGCCGCGGCGTGCCTTGGTCAGCATCTCGCGCGAGATGTCGGTGGCGACGATCTCGATCCGCCAGCCCGCCAGTTGCGCCGCCCGCTCCTTCAGGATCATGCACAGCGAATAGGGCTCCTGGCCGCTGGAACAGGCCGCGCACCACACCCGGATGTGCTTGGTGGTCGCGCGCGACTTGATCAGCTCCGGCAGCACGAAATCGCGGAACTGGTCGAACGGCTTGATGTCGCGGAAGAAGAACGACTCGTTCGTGGTCATCGCTTCGACCACCGCGTCGATCATCTTCGCGTCCTGTCGCTGCCGGATGGCATCGATCAGCGCGTCGAGCCCGCCCACGCCGAATTGGCGTGCAACAGGGGTCAGCCGACTCTCGAGCAGGTACATCTTGTCTCGGGTCAGGACCAGGCCGCTGCGCTTCTTCAGCAGCGCGGAAATGAACTCAAAGCCCTCGGTATTCATGCCGCGTGCCTCATTGCAAGCTTGGCCACATAGGGTGCGATCTCCTCCAGCGGGAGAACCGCGCTGCAGACGCCGGTCTTTGCCGCAGCCTGCGGCATGCCCCAGACGACGCTGGTCGCCTGGTCCTGCGCGATCACGCTGCCGCCGGCGGCGACCAGGTCCTTGGCGCCCTTCGCTCCGTCATGGCCCATCCCGGTCAGGATGATGGCCAGAGCGTTGGGGCCGAAGGTGGTGGCGACCGAGCGCAGCATCGGGTCGACCGCGGGCCGGCAGAAATTCTCCGGCGGCCCCTGGTCGAGATGCAGCGTAATGCCGCCGCGCGCGTCGCGGCGCAGCGTCATGTGAAAGTCGCCGGGCGCGATGTAGATGTGCTCGGCGTGAACCGGCATGCCTTCGGTCGCCTCGAAGGTCTTGCGCCCCGTCGCACGGGCGATGTGGGCTGCAAGGATCGAGGTGAACGTCGCCGGCATGTGCTGGGTGATCACGATCGGCACGCGCACCGTCTTGGTCATCGTCTCCAGCATCGTGATCAGCGCCTTGGGCCCGCCGGTCGACGAGCCGATGGCGATCAGCGTCGGCGCCCGGGTCGGCGCCGGCCGCAGCGTGTAGTCGGCGCCGGTCTGGCCGGTGCCGGCCTCCGCGACGGCGCTGGCACGGGCCCTGGCGGCCGGCACCGCCGGCCGGCTGGCCAAGCCGGTCGCGGCGCGGCGCTCCAGCCGCACCTGCGCCCGGCGGGCGGCGTCGCCAAGGGCCCGGATCTTGCGGATGAGTTCCTCGACGAAGCGTTCGGCATCGGAACCGAGCCCGGTCGACGTCGGCTTGGCGATCGTCTCGGCCGCGCCCATCTGCAGCGCGCGCAGACTGATGTCCGCGTTCCGCTCCGTCAGGGTCGACGCCATGATCACCTTGGCGGTCGGGCGCGCCTCGATCAGCTGCGGCAGTGCGGTCAGACCGTCCATCACCGGCATCTCGATGTCGAGCACGACGACGTCGACTTCGGTCGTGCGCAGCGTGCGCACGGCCGACGCACCGTCGCCGCAGGCGCCGACGACCGCGATGTCCGGGCATTTCGCGATCTCGCGTCGGACCAGGCCGCGATAGACGGCCGAGTCGTCGACCAGCAAGACGCGATAGGGCTCGGAATCGGCCGTGCCCGGCGCTTCGCCGTTTCTGGGTCGGGTTGGAAATGTCATTAGATCAGTCCGACCTGCTGTAGCTTCGACTGGATGATCTCGCTGTCGAAGGGTTTCATGATGTATTCGTTCGCGCCGCTCTTCAGCGCCGTCCCGATCTTCTCGAGCCCGTTCTCGGACGTGCAGAACACCACCACCGGGCCGCCGCCGCCGTCCATCTGACGCAGTTGAGTGAGGAAGGCGAGGCCGTCCAGCCGCGGCATGTTCCAGTCCAGCAGGATCGCATCCGGCATGCTGCGCTGGCATTCCTCCAGCGCTTCGACCCCGTCGCCGGCCTCGACGGCCTCGAACGAGCTCCTCCATGATCTTCCGGGCGACCCTGCGGATCACGACGGAATCGTCTACAATCAGGCACCGCATTGGCTTGCTGGCTCCGTGGCCCATGGTGACGGGCGTTGGGGGTCGGTTCCCTCGCGAACGGCTAGGCCGCCAGGGCCTTGTCGATGTTCAGCAGCCGATCGACGTCGAGGACCATCATCAGCTCGTCCTTCAGCCGGTGGATGCCGACCGAGACCTCGCGCCACAGGGCATCCATCGTCGTCGGATTGCGCTCGAAGGTGCTGGCCGGCAGGCTGAGCACATCGCCGACGGAATCGATCAGCAGGCTGTAGAGTTCCTGGTCGTGCTCGACCACCACCGCCATGCCTTCGTCGCCGGGCTTGCGCGGCGGCAGGCCGAGCCGGCTGCGCACGTCGATCGCGGTGACGATGCGGCCGCGCAGGTTCAGCGCACCGGCAACCTCCGGCGGCGCCAGCGGGATCCGCGTGATCCGCTGCGGCCCGAGGATGTCCTGCACGGTCAGCACCGGGATGCCGAACAGCTGCTTGGCGACCGTGACGGTCACATAGTCCGAATTCTGATTGATGGCTTCGCTCATGGTCATACCCTGGCTTGAACTGTCACGCGGTCTCAGGCCGCGCCGCGCAGCTGGACGATCGTTTCCGACAAGGTCTGCAGCAGTCCCTCGCGGTCTGTCTTCGCCACATAGTCGCTGAAGCCGGCGGCACGGGCGCGGTCGATGTCGCGCGGATTGCTGTGCGAGGACAGCGCGATGATCGGCGTGTCGCGCCACTGGGCGGAGTCGCGGATCACCTCGGCGAGTTCGATGCCCGACATCTCCGGCATCTCGATGTCGCTGATGATCGCGTCGAACATCCGGCCCTGCTCGCACAGGGTCAGCGCGTCCTTGGCGCTCTCAACCGAGGTCACCGCATAACCGGCGGCCGACAGCAGCGGCGTCAGCACGTTGCGGAAGAACGGGCTGTCGTCGACCAGCAGGAGGTTATTCGACGTGACCTCGGCGTCGTCGCCGAGGCGGTGGTTGGCGCTGAACCAATTGGCGAAGGCGCGGCCCAGGAAGTAGCCTGCGTCGATCACGTCGGTCGCCTTGCCGGCCACGACGGCGCTGCCGACGTAGCCTGCGCGATCGGCCGACAGTTCCACGTTCATCCGGTCTTCGACGATGTCGACGATCTCGTCGACCGCCAGGCCCATGCTGTGGTCCTGGTCGGAGAAGACCAGCACCGCCTGCATGCCCTCGCGCTTGATCTGGTAGTCGTCGGACATTGCGACGATCGGCATCAGCTTGCCGCGGTACTGGACCATCGGCTTGCCGCTGGACCACTCGATCTTGTGCGCCTCGATCTCCTCGAGCCGCGCAATCAGGGCGAGCGGGACCGCCTTCGGGGTGTCGTCGCCGGCCTTGAACACCAGCATCGTCACGTTCTCCTCGCTGCCGTGCGCGGCAACGCGGGCGTTGGCCTCGGCCGCCGCATCGGGCGCCATCTCGCCGGTCGCGCCGGCGATGCCGTTCGGGTCCAGGATCATGATGACGCTGCCGTCGCCGAGGATCGTGTTGCCGGAGAACATCGAGATGTTGCGCAGGATCGGCGCCACCGGCTTCACGACGATTTCCTCGGTGTCGAACACACGGTCGACCACGATGCCGAAGTCGTAGGTGCCGACCTTGGTCACCACGATGAAGTGCTCGGTGGAACCGTGCAGGATCGCCGTGCCGTTGTCGGCCTTGGCGTCCTCGCCATGCGGCTCGTCGTCGTTGGCGTTGTTCAGGCGCAGCAGGTTGCGCAACGAG
This window harbors:
- a CDS encoding P-loop NTPase, with protein sequence MTPLQRATAMADFAPDRIVAVASGKGGVGKTWFSVSLCQALALRRRKALLFDADMGLANVDVQIGLMPEQDVARAVVNGVPLAKVVEPALGGLFDVIAGQSGSGSLGRLTAAQLNALVIGLDALAPRYDHVVLDLGAGVEESVMRMAGAAARCIVLITDEPTSLTDGYAFIKVARTRFPQLGFDVVVNMADSPREGERTYATMRRACESFLKFAPPLLGIVRADRRVKEAIRRQTPLLTCHPDADAAHDVKAIAAALASQRAAAHG
- a CDS encoding flagellar FliJ family protein gives rise to the protein MKSLDTLIRLQKWQLDEKRRQLVELRRMYDDLCTAIARLDQEIAAEATLATSDPSLGATFGVFAQAARGRRDKLVASRAELDARIEGAEQEIAEAFGELKKIEVTKQGREARAQAQLARREQAALDEVGGLMMRRRQVAAAAD
- the fliI gene encoding flagellar protein export ATPase FliI; this encodes MSQLVDHLVREVSNIPSPQIFGRVTAAQGMLIEVGGAHRAMSVGDRCRVRTRGRAPLRCEVVGFRQDRAIVMPFGPAEGIGLGCRVELSGAAAYAHPSRGWLGRVVNALGEPIDGKGPLPQGPQGYEIRSLPPAAHTRERVGRKIDLGVRALNAFVTCCRGQRMGIFAGSGVGKSVLMSMLARYTQCDVAVIALVGERGREVQEFIEDDLGADGLARSVVVVATSDEPPLMRRQAAQLAMAVAESFRDEGRDVLCLMDSVTRYAMALREIGLSAGEPPTTKGYPPSVFAELPKLLERAGPGQSGQGSITGLFTVLVEGDDHNEPIADAVRGILDGHIVMERRIAERGRYPAINVLRSVSRTMPQCNAPEVTALVTKARQLMATYADMEELIRLGAYRPGSNQEVDAAIAVQPDLEAFLTQAKSDCTDFETTYARLAEILGEPAPQGNEA
- a CDS encoding response regulator transcription factor, whose translation is MRVLLVEDDTPIARSIQMMLQSEGFVVDVTDLGEDGLEIGKLYDYDIIVLDLMLPDIDGYEVLRRLRAARVQTPILILSGLNEPNNKVKGLGFGADDYLTKPFDKAELIARIHAIIRRSKGHSESVIRTGKLAVNLDAHTVEVDGKPLHLTGKEYGILELLSLRKGTTLTKEMFLNHLYGGIDEPELKIIDVFVCKLRKKLSTATGGDNYIETVWGRGYVLRDPQAEGGAQRQAGAGVPVGHDDDGLMSFARAS
- a CDS encoding protein-glutamate O-methyltransferase, which produces MNTEGFEFISALLKKRSGLVLTRDKMYLLESRLTPVARQFGVGGLDALIDAIRQRQDAKMIDAVVEAMTTNESFFFRDIKPFDQFRDFVLPELIKSRATTKHIRVWCAACSSGQEPYSLCMILKERAAQLAGWRIEIVATDISREMLTKARRGVYSQFEVQRGLPIGNLVKYFTQEGDKWTISAELRNMVQYREFNLLESPRGLGMFDVVFCRNVLIYFDQATKGKVLEGIGGVMRPDAFLYLGGAETVLGVTDRFAPISGMRGIYGHVNRDSGGSMRAAG
- a CDS encoding chemotaxis response regulator protein-glutamate methylesterase; the protein is MTFPTRPRNGEAPGTADSEPYRVLLVDDSAVYRGLVRREIAKCPDIAVVGACGDGASAVRTLRTTEVDVVVLDIEMPVMDGLTALPQLIEARPTAKVIMASTLTERNADISLRALQMGAAETIAKPTSTGLGSDAERFVEELIRKIRALGDAARRAQVRLERRAATGLASRPAVPAARARASAVAEAGTGQTGADYTLRPAPTRAPTLIAIGSSTGGPKALITMLETMTKTVRVPIVITQHMPATFTSILAAHIARATGRKTFEATEGMPVHAEHIYIAPGDFHMTLRRDARGGITLHLDQGPPENFCRPAVDPMLRSVATTFGPNALAIILTGMGHDGAKGAKDLVAAGGSVIAQDQATSVVWGMPQAAAKTGVCSAVLPLEEIAPYVAKLAMRHAA
- a CDS encoding chemotaxis protein CheW translates to MSEAINQNSDYVTVTVAKQLFGIPVLTVQDILGPQRITRIPLAPPEVAGALNLRGRIVTAIDVRSRLGLPPRKPGDEGMAVVVEHDQELYSLLIDSVGDVLSLPASTFERNPTTMDALWREVSVGIHRLKDELMMVLDVDRLLNIDKALAA